tatcaattataggaaaatattaatttataggaATTTCTTTAGTTCCACCAATCTTTTTAGGCCAAGTTTGAGCCCATGTCAACTTTCAAGGTTAGATTCAGTGCACCTAACCTGCCTAATAAGAATATGAATTTCACTGGTAAGAAGGGGGAATAAACAGTGGCTAAATCACCGTtcaacttacaaaaataaaagctaaaagtTAAAGGGATCGTTTCAAATAACTAATTACTCAAAAACaatcgttttttaaaaatttaaacaggaCTGGCCAATGATGTTGGATTTAAAATTTCACAGgataaccttaaaaaaaacaacacatagaaATAGTGAAGTCATCACCTTAttgttaaaaaaatctaaagtttAATAGTCATTGAAGGGAAAAAACCACTTATAGTCTAcatttaaaagtaactttaaCCGTAtctaaaacaaactaaaaacaaagaattctattaaaaaaaacaaaaatgataaaacatttaataacacCTAAACCATAGATActtaaaatcctaaacaaaaatatttaaggtaaAAGGGTCTTGAAACTTTTTTCCAACAATTCATCTTAGAAAATCAATTTCTAAATAGCTCATATCCTTTGCTTTGGTGTTTTGTCTACTATCAACTAAACATTAGCACAGTAGAAAATCACTTATGTTCTTTTCAAATGCTTGGCATTATAATGTGATCTCATATCTTTCCTcaaattaaattttgctccaCATATTCCACATGTATACAGGTGAACATCCATGTGCTGTTCCAACTGTTCATTATTTGGGAATATCTGAAAGCAGACCTGGCATATAGTCTCACCAGCAGATAAATGAGAAATCATATGCCGTACATGGTCATGTTTTCGGAAGTTTCCTTGATCACAAATGGAACAGACATACCTGGCCATGCCTTTGTGCATGTCATTGTGTAGTCGCAATTGACGTTCTCTTAAAAACTGCTTTCCACACGTCTGACAAACAAACTGTTTTTCCTTAGTATGAACAGTATAGTGTTCTCTTAGGTGACACCGCTGATAAAATCCTTTCCCACACAGATTACAAAAATGCTTTCGCCTGtgatctctttcattttcttccaggaTGGCACTCTTAAACATATCTTGGTCTAGGCAGCTCGACATATGTTCAACCACTAGATTTTCAGTTTCAAAACGTTGGCCACAATTAGGACACCGAAAAGGACAGGCAGAATGTTTAAATAACTGCTTTTTTTGGATACTATTTATCTGGAAATGATTGTCCCTAAAATCATCCAACATCTCAACAAACATATCTCTGATTTCAGACTGCTCATCTGGATTCTCTTCCATGTCCATTTTCTCCTCAGTATTTCCTAACCCATTCATTGTCAGATCTTGGGGTTCTCCACATCTTTGAGCATGATCCTGAAGTTGTCTACCCTTAACAAGTATTTGTCCACATTTACCACATGCACAGATATTTTCAATGTGTTTGGCTAAGTAATGTGATGACAGGTCCTCCTCAGTTATTGTGAGTCCACATAGCTCACAAGATGCATTTTCAGTGTCCTCTTGCACTGGACTGCCGTTGTTGGGGGGCCTCATATTTTCTAAACCACCTCTTTCATCAGCATTTATTGACATCCGAGGTTTTAGAGTTTTCCTACCACTTTTTTTAATACTGACATCTTCTTCAAcataatatctataaaatggcTCTTCAGGTTCATCTTCTAATTCATCGTTGTCAGTGGATTCATTACAATCTTTATCAGTAACTTTAATAATGTTAAAGTCTTTCAGTTCATCTGTAGGGATATCTTCTGGCTCCATCTTGATGATGATTCTCTTCCTCTCAGCAGCTCTGCTTTTCTCTTCGCCGGCTAGTTCAGACTCCACTGTGCTACTCTTTCTGCTTCCAGTGGTTGAAGTCGAATCGTCAGCAGCCTGGCTTGGGTCTCCTCTGTATTTGTCTGTCTGtgcagaaaatgttttagaagaatCCTTTTCACCAAATTCAGCTTTGATATtactttcttttccatctctaaCATCTACTATTCTGTGGTAGGCTCTCGTGTTTTGGTATGAATGTCTGTTAGTACAGGTTAGCACATGCTCATCTAGTAATTTCTCACAGCTAAAGCCAAATCCACAACTGTCACAGGTAAAACTCCGTCCAAAGCGGCGTGACACACGTTCTTTTGGAGTAGATAATTTGGACACAGAACTTTTTTTACATACATCAAATAGTGGTTCAGGAAAATTACCTAATTGTAAGGACTCTTCATCAGGCTCTCTATTATGTGGTGTATTTACTGTTGAACTTGGCTCTGCACACCACCTATTGGCTTCACTGCCATTTCTAGCCACAGTGTCTTCATACATTCTTACTCCGAATATCATTTTGCTGTTGTGtttgctagaagcagaagaggaaCATTTTGAACTAGAACAATCTGCATCCTGTATATCTTCTAAGCAGTCGGGAACATTGTACAGCTGCAGGTAGTTCATTGCCACTTTAAACTGCTCAAAACTGGAGGGAGCTGTCATAATTTTTCCCAAATACATAAACTGCAAAATGAGATCAAAACACTCGGCACTGATTTTCATGTTGCTGAGATTCAGTTGTGCAGTACTATGCTGATGGTTCatgaaaaacattctaaaataggAGCTACAAGCAGCTAGAACTGCTTTGTGTGCTTGAAAGTAAATGTCATCAATTGCAATACAACAGTCACAGAGAAAACCCCATTCCCTTTGGTTGTTTAGCTGCTGAAGGACGTAGCTGCTGTGGCTGGGCTTTGCCATCTTCTATTAGAGAcctatgtaaaacaaaaatattgaagtCAGAAAACATCAGAAGAGTACCTGAAAGAATAATTTTGATCATGATTCGTGACTTGTGTGACTCTGCTATTACAATCAATGTATGAATAGCTTTCCATTCTAATGTAGCAAAATTCAGTAATATATacctgaataattttttaaatttggagatGAAGATACTCAGCCATTTATTCAagcttctcattttcatttgaagaaatggaagcaaaggTATCACAACCAACACCCATCACGTGGGTTTCATTACAACTCTAGGGGGAGAAATGTATGcaaaatttgaaaggaaagaagacaCTAGTTTAAAAGTGCTTGAGgacggccggttggctcagttggttagagcacggggCTCATAAGACccaggtcaccagttcgattcccacatgggccagtgagctgcaccctccacaactagattgacgacaacgacttgacttgaagcagatgggtcctggaaaaacacactgtcccccaatattccccaataaaaattttaaaaaaattacttgaaggatacaacaatgaaaataaataaaaaagcaacttAAATTGAAATGTAGTAACtaaattgcaaaatattaaaaacttcttAGATGATTGACATAAAGGAattattgctaatttttaaaagtgatgacggtattttggttttgttaaatAAGAGtccttttatatatacatactgacatatttatggatgaaatgatataTGTAAGATATGCTTGAAAATAATACAGTGCATTGGGTGATATAACATTGGCTATATGTTAACTACTAAAGCTGGGAGACAgatataattctatttttgtatgtttgaaaatttccttagaaaaattctatttaaaaaaatcttatcagaTTACATGCAAATAGCACTAAGCAAATAGGCTTGACcaatgcttttctctctctttttttttaattattggagaAGCAACTATTTAGGATATCTGTCTTTTATTGCTTGGCATGCACTTTAGGGTACAAAGAAGCAGTGGGATCTATTTGGGAAGGAGGTATCTATTCGTAGACtgtaaatttttcttcattttttttattgtttaaaaaagtatacaaaaaaaaagcatacaaaagTAACACATGCTCATTGCAAAATATTAGGCTGCATACCTCTTCCCAGAGGTAACCTCTCCAAACACTGGATTGTATATCTTCAGATCAGTTTCTATGGATACATACATAGTCAACAgatactgagcacctactatgtgccaggcacataattttgcttttgttgttttttgatttttaaatctaaatggtATTGTACTATATATTCCTTTTTGCAActagttttcttcatttaacaacATATGGTAGACActataagtatttttaatgtaGGTAGTTGactttggataaagaaaaaaggagaggaaaatattaaaagtactaGAAGTCCTATCTAATACAAATCTAAAATAAGATCCAATTTTAGCCTCAATTTTTAATCTGTATACATAAAACTTCAGCATCTATTTTCTACTGAAAAACAAGTTCCTACGCAATTTGACTGAACATAAAAAGAACATTTAACAAGCTGTTCAGAGAAATAAATTGTTCACTCTTCAATCCCTAAACCCTTTGATCCCTGAAGTAGTAATTAAGAGAGTATCTAAATTTACTTCCACCTGCTTTCTATCTGTTCGTCACAGATCACATGTGGATCGCACACCCCTTTTCCCTACTTCCAAAAGACTCATCCTGCCTCCTTTTTCCTGCCTCAAGACAGAGTTCCAGAGCCAGGGATGCGTGTGAAATAGTACTGCTGAAAATGAAAGTGGCTCCTTAAAAATTGCTACCACTGTGCCTTTTCTAGATCAAGTATTTCAAGTAGGTGCAATATTCCAACCTTCTGTAACTCAGATCTCTCTGTGCCAAAACTGTAAGGAATCACGTTCGGTATGTTCCTACatacaaaatgcaatatatgtaCAAAGATATTCATCAACGTGTTATTTACAAATGGAAATGCCTGGTAAAAGGGACTTGTAAGTAAACCAAGGTAAATCCATACCCTAAAATTCACTGTCTTGTGgtctttaaaaactatatttataaatgaagactgtagaagaaaatgagaaaagtttttaGGATAGAAAGTCAAGTAAATACACACAGGACACAAAATTATGTAACAATTatcattatataaaacaaatcCAAATGACAACAAAACCTTATtcgaaggttaaaaaaaatgaaaaaaacccaacccaatccccccacacacatacatacatacacacacacacaaaaatgttgatccccatatggtgatggaaggagaactgactctgggtggtgaacacacaatgtaatttatagatgatgtgatacagaattgcacacctgaaatctatgtaattttactaacaattgtcaccccaataaattaaaaaaaaaaaaatgttgatccCCAAGCCTATTTTATGTAGGATGAGATTTCTAGGTCTATAAGCATTTTGTAggctttaataaataataaatcaaagagaaagaggaagaggaataatctctcaaaaaatttttttctagtagaGAAAGAGTTGTTTAAAATGGAACAAACTCATTCAGAGGCTAGTGAATGCCTGTGCGGATGCAGGGACATTGTATTGTTGAGGACAGTCTGTACAGGGAaaggagcacaggctttggatCTGAGTTCCAATTCAGCTTTGCCACCTTGGGTAACTTCTTCATCCTCACTGACTCCAAGATTCCCTATAACAAATGATACACGAAACATGACAATAATAACAAATGATACACCAAACATGAGAACTCACAGAAGCAATGTGTACAAGGTACAGTACTTGGCATGTGATAAGTAATGGAAGCAACAGTGGCACCTGTGTAGTGGTGATGCTTATGTATAAGTATCAGGAGGTACGTTTAACTAGATAACCTTAAAGTTTCCTTCCAGATAGGATTCCAACAGTATGAAAGCCAACAGTAAACCTATAAAAACTTTCTAATTTTACATTATCTCATGCTTGAAATAATGACATGAAGAGCTTAAAGGTTCCAAGGAGCCTTCtaatcaaaatgaaaagcagtTTTACGGTCAGCAACCAAAATTAATGCAACTACAAAGAAGACCAATATGACAAGCACATCGGTAGCTATTGTGACAATTCaagtaaattaatgaaaatacatacattcTGTGTTAACATAAACAAAACACTACAACAAATAAGAACATCAACAGCATTTTAATGTATacttattaattcaacaaatatttattgagtattttggtgtgccaggcactgtatgaAGTACTGAGAATCAGCAATAGGACAGGTATTCTGTAATTTCAAGGATATATCATGGAGAATTTGGACGTTTTCCTAGAGTAGTGACTTCATTCAACATGTACTCAGTAAAGTGCCTCCTCTGTGGAAAAAGGCACCGTGCTGTGGTGGAAAGAACAAGGGCTCTGAGTCAGACAAACCGGGTATGAATCCCACTGCCTCCACATGTCTCTATTTCCATCTGCCCCTCTGAGAGCTCCAAGCTGAACAAGTACTGTGtctaaaattaatgcaaaaactACGGCTTCCAGGCTGACCCAGATCGGTAGTTTCATCAATGTCAGTATGCAAATGTCCAAGTTCTGAGTAAAACTAATTTTAGGTAGAGTGACTTTTAAGAGCAATCATTCATACATTAGTACCAGTAACTGTTCTTGTTACACCTTTCAGAAAAGCTTTAAGAAGGCttaacaacaccaaaaaaaagggaggaggcGGGAGGGAAGGAGCCCATGGGGAGGGATCTAAATTCCTGTAAGACTTTTAGCTTTTCTCTTGAGAataatttttgcattaaaattttatatttcagttacttttattaaataaacaataaatttcacTTAAATTCCAAAAGAAGTGCGCTCTTTTCAAGTTTTTGATATTCTTAATAATGCTACCAAAAAAACTTAGTAAACTGTTACACAGTAAAGCTTgtaaacagttttaaataaaaggactgcttatatttcagttcttgtttttataactgaaattGGTGGCTGCTTTTGTTTGTGTTATTAGCTGCATCACTGGTAGAACAAGTTTATTACAGCTAAGCACCCAGTATACGTGCAGCTCCAGGAGGAACAGGAGTTAGGTGATGCAAAAATTTgacactggatttttaaaattttagtttgaaaatGTTTGCCAGCTCATCTTAAATTGAAAAACAGCCACCAAGGATATTAAGAAATTTGGATATTCATAGGCTTTTATAGAGAGATCTAATCTAGTCCAACATTCTCATCTCATAGAAAAGCAAAGATCTACGGCTGTTACTGTATCAAAGGTACAGTTAACTGCAGTCAAGTACGTACAAGGACTCTTGACCACCCCAATGGGTACTAATCACTGTGCAGTGGTTACTACATGTTCTCTGGTACTACGAGTATGCAGTGTGCCCTTCTCAGGAATACTCACCAAGGACTGTGCATGTGTCCCTAATACAGGGTTTACTAGCCAGGTGGTCTTGTATGAGTGCGACTACCCGGTCTGAATTCTATCTGTAATGTGGTTTTATCTATATGTGTGCATCTAGTCTTGTCCAATAGACATAATCTCTAAATTATACCGTGTAAGCTATGTCAGTCAATTTCTCACTGTTATagtaagctttaaaaaatacttttccttcATTGCTAAATCTCTCAAAGTGGAAAAAACAATTTTGCTGGAAGTTTCTTTTGCCTTAGCCTTAGTCAAATGATAATTTAAGAGtctataaataagtatataaaatgaatgaagaagtaACGAAAAGACAGTTTGGAGTTGACCCCTTCTGTAAGGCAAATAATCACCCTCTAATTTATGTCACAGACTTGCATTACCACGGAGGCCCCTGGGGACGATTTGCACAGCCTCAGTGAGTCTGCAGCAGAGCCTAGCATCAGACTCTCAATTCAGTGGCCTAATCTCTGAACTACTAACAATCACCTCTGGCTCCCAAAAGAAATTTCAACATATGCATTCATTTCCTTATGCCTATTTCTATGTCTTACCTGATTGAATGTATGTATATGGATTTAATTTGAGGGCTATAGACTAGCTTTGTaagaaagactgaaatgtaaTGAAAGGATTCTTTCATGTTTATAAATCAGAGTATCAGAACGTATTGAACATCCACAATATTGCTAACACTGCATTGAGGTGGAAGGCGAAGAAGGATGGTATATAATAGAGCTAATTACATATGAGGGATTAAATTTTACACCAAGAAACAATTTGAGAATAATTATATACTAAATGATACTGAATAATGTTCAGCAAGAGTTTAGAAAAAGCATGAATTATCCTAGAACAGTAGGCTTTAGGAAGGATGTAGGATTTGAGTGAAGCCCTGGTGAATGAGTAggatagagaaaaatagaaagcaaagggaaaagcaTTTCGGTAGTCTGCACAGGTGTCTGTGTAAGTAATTGGGGAGAGGTACACAGCAGCATAAACAAAAGCTTGGAAATGTAATCGGAGGCAAGGTAGAATTGTTTTACTTGCCTTATCATAGACGTGCCAGGTTCTAGTCtaagtaaatgtgtgtgtatcatatgtattatatatatacacatatgtctGCATGTAAATATGTATACCATTTTATTGTCTAATACTCATAACAAACCCTACAAAGCAGGCATTTTAAGACGAATTTTGCAGattagaaaacagaggcacaCGATGTTATATAACCTTCCTAAGGCTACAGACGACTTGGTGAGATTAGAACACAAGCAATAGGACTCTTCAGGCTGACATCATGGCCTTAATGATTTTGCCACCTATAAAAATAAGGTCACCTCAGCAAAAATTCTTTCCTAGAATATCATTTTCCAGGGTATACAGtcaaatttccaaatttaaacttaattaaattCTTTGGGATTTCTCCTTGAAATTTCCAGGAAGAACCAGTTGTATACAGACTCCTAAAGATAAAAGGTTTTACCTCAAGGCACTTAAAATGACAGACATGATtaagtttagaaaattttattcacattttagagCAGGCATTCTGGTTATTAGACTGTATGCTCGATACTCAGTACAGGAAGTtctgaaattataattaagttacattctaaaacttaatttttaagataattacTTGGAACTTGAAACGTATAGTCCCATAGAGACAATGCTACAAATGGGGGCTCAGTCCTATGCTCACActctaaaatctttaaaaacccTAATGTAGCTGTCTGTTAGTCCTAACAGTATTACTTACATTATTAGCACTAACAGAGGTATTGTACCGCAGTGCCTAAATGAATTCTCAAGGACAGGGACGAGGCTGATGACCTTTGTGTTCCCTGGTTGGCACTGAATGCATGCTTGTTAAATGAAAGTACTAAATAAGAGCCTAGGAAGCAGACACCAATAGATCTGAACACCACTAAACTTCTTTACCTCTGTAAGCCTGCtgcttttctcatctataacatACGGATAATCACATTTCTCATAGGATTCTTGTACAAATTAGAGATGACAAATATTTCTTAGTCTTCTCAATCCAAGCACaatacaatttttcttaaatattaatgtCATCAATATGAACATAATTCATACAATTTTACAAAGTGATCAAGTTCAACCCGCTGccttatagatgagaaaacaaactgACGCCCTAGGAGGTTAAGTGATAAGCTCAAGGTCATATCTAATTTTAGAGGCTGACAGGTGGGACCTTGGTCTGGGGCTCTTCCTACTATTCTAACTGCAGCCCCTAAGTACAGCACACCTGGCTGGCTGCTTTCTCCTCTGCATCAATTATGTTTTGCTGAAATGTAAGAGCTGTTCAAATTTCCAAAGGTTGTTTGCACCTACCAAATGGCCTGAGACTGTTATGCTTTTGAAGATTGTGATTTGTTGGTCggtatttttctgtctccttgctTGTCAAGCCAACAGCTGTCACTTCTAAAAGGTATGCTAAGCTCCTGCTGCCCACCATTTCAATCTGTTATGGGTTAGGAAGACAAAAACTCATCGAGACAATCTACATAAATAATTTTCTGTGAGGACCTAGGGAAGTGTTCTAGGAGTAAGATAAGATTTTAATTCCTGCACTTGTTTCAATTATTTGAATTGTTGATAAGCAACAAATAGTCTAAGTCTTTTGCTTCAGCAAGGGCACCTGGATAGCTGAGTTTGCCAACCAAATAAACTTCTGAATAAGTGAGGTGTTTCTGTAATTCAGCTGCATTATGGGTCTAGGAAATGAATTTATCCACACAGAAAGCAACAGGAACACAGTGGCTTCTGGAACACTCTTCTCCCTCTAGGAGTAGaggaggaaaattatttaatcCAACCAGTCTACATTTTGATCTGTTCATCCTAAGGAGGCAACATGACGTTTTCTGACCACCAGAGGGCACAGTGTGAACAGTAGGCTTCTCAGCAAAAAGCAGCTTCATCAGAAagtccctttttaaaaagcacGTGGCATTCATATTCTTAAGAGTTCATTTTGTGGAACTTCTATCTATCCAGAAGTATTCACTCTGTGACTTTGTCTGGGACCCACCTAAAACTGCTCCTCCACCTGTATTGTCTTAGTTGGCACCGCCATGCACCAATCACCCAGGCTACTTGGGAGTCACCTGGGTCTCCCCCCTCATAATTAAGTCTTGCCaatattttcactaaatatttctcaaatctgCCCCTCTATTCCATCCCTACTTCCCCTGCACTCCTGAGGCCTCTATCATCACTCATGAGTTGCTACAAGAGCCTCCTTAACTAGTCCCTCCTTAACAAATCCAGCCTTCACCCTCAGACGActcataaagaacaaaaatcagacCATATCTGTCTCCTGCTTAAACTCTGCTGTTCCCTTCACATATCCTCAGGCTAAAGTACAAACTCCTTAGCAAGGCATCAAAGGCCTCCTGCCCACCCATCTAGTCTTGTTTGGCTACTTCCTGCTTCAAACTTCATGTTCAAGCAGCATAAAACTGCTTgtacctccccctcccccccaatccctcatttcttcatgtattttaccTCCATTTTTAGTCATGCTCATTGGTTCTTGTACCTGAACCTCCCACGTATCATTTAATAAGCAGTTTATCACCTCCTCCAAAAAGCCTTCTTGTAACACCTCCCTCTTCCACTATTTTGGGTTTTGATATCACTGTGTATTATCTCCTTATTTTGCACTTATTACACTGTATTTTAATTACCAGAACAGCAACATAAAGTAGGTGTTAAAGCACAAACTGACTACactgcctaggttcaaattctggctctgccacttgttagGTGCGACCCTGGGTAGGTTGCTTAACCAATTTGTGCCTCAATCCTCTCATCTGAGAATGAGGACTGTAATCCTTCCAAGCATTAAGACTTATTACTGTCATGGAGTAAGTGCTAAGTAAGAATTGGCTACCGTAATTTCCTATGTGTGGGTCTCCCCTCTAGATCATGAGGAACCTGGAGGCAAGGACTTTGGCTTGTTCCTTTCTCTGCAGCGTAGTATGTATTCAGTAAATGTGGCTAAATGAGTAACTGGTGAAGCAGCTCTATGATGGGAGGGACTAccctgttcctttctttcagcaGATCCACACATTTCTTAATTGTATTGCTTCCAATTTTGtagctctgattttttttttatgtttaattctaACTAAAATCCTGAGAACTTCATACTTTTATCTAATTAAAAGTCAATGAAATGAAACCAAGTGTCATAAAAAGCATGTTCATCCTAAGAAGCTTAACTCCATTTCTAAGCCTTAAATCTATTTAAGATTTAAGATTATCCCTCATCCCAAAGCACCTAACACAGCATAAGACTTCATGCCTTCATACATGCTATTACATTTCCTTAGACCCTTTTCAAGGTCCAGCTCACTTTCTTCCGGAAGTTTTTTCTGATCCCAGGGCTAGGCAGTTGACCTTCTTCTGTGCTTCCGAAAGAGCCCGTACCTACAACTATAGGGTGACAAATAATATATCATTCAAACTGGGACACTGGATCTATCACCACACTCCCAGCAGGGATTGTAAGTGCGTTGTCCCCCTGCTTTGCTGTAAGCTGCTAGAGGTCAGAGCACTGTCTTGGTCATCACTGTGTCCCGTGAGCCTCTAACAGTTGCCTGATATTTGGTTGATATCTGATCAgtttctgaatgaataaatgttgaagtcggttaagttttattttgcttatcaattttttgcattatttcaaTCACGGCAACTTTTATATAGTGGCCAAAAATTTACAAAGCAATTTCTTATGCATTATACAACTGATTCTCACAATCCTGAGGTAggtatttttatccttattttgtgAATGAGGATACAGGTTCAGTGGTTGATACATAAGTGCTCATCTTGATTCAGAGCCCTAAGTTTCAGTTTTTATGAACCAGACAACACTCTTTCTGACAATGATGATTTAGTGGTGTCCCTTTGCAACATTCTAAGCCTCCCAGTCACCCCATCCTCATATTGCCTCATATTGCAGGCAGAATGCCGGGCTCCTTCCCCATCTCTTCCATCTGCTGACTCCCACTGCCCATCAGAGCAAGCCCTCCCCTTATACTAAAGATTTCAAGTGGGAATGGAGCTCTTCATCTCAAAAGGATTATGTGTTATCTCACACAggcaacaaacagaaaatacgGTTGATTTAACTGtctttaattttccaattttattttgaaaatgactttaaaCTCAAAGCAGAGTAGTGTAAAAAACATGCATGTCCCCAACATCCGCAAATAACCAATGTTGTGATTACACTTCTTTTGGGGGCTTTGTTTTCAGAACATCATCAACTACTTCACAGCTCACACCAGGCTAATAAGTGATTCTGCACTTTCACTAAGATCTCTTGTAGTTACTACACAAGCCATAATATTACTTAGAAATCTATCTTAATTATGTACCATCTCCTTCCGTGCTACATCTGAAAAACCATAGTCATTCATCCCCTTCTTTCCTCAATGTGTGGCCTGCTACCTCTGGATATTGATTCAGAGGAACCCCTCATCCCACATCAGCACAGAGATATCTTAGCAGTGGTCTTCATGGTAAGTGTACCTTCTCCTTCCCAACTATAAATTATGAAACTCTCTACAAATGTGagggtattgttttgttttaatgagtttGGCCTGTGTAAATCAATCCATGATAAACTGGACATCAACATTAACATTAAAAGTGTGAAAACTAGGACTAGCACACCAAGGCACAGTTAAGTACTTCCTAAAGGAAGGCCTAAAATAGCAGCCCTGTTACATTTAAACTTTCATGTGTTACTTTATCATAGAATTTCAAATCAGCCCAatgcaaaatatttccttttactcTACCTGGACAATTTTCACCAACCTGAGTAGTGAACAGAGAACAGGAGTCCCTGAATCATCTGACAGGCCATTCCTAGGCAGGGTGAGGCAGACACAGCAGCACAGTTATGATCAAATGTTGCCTTCTCTCATTTTAAACAAGGAATTTACTGTGAACAGTTATTATTTCTGGGGAGTGGGAGTCAgaatgactttcatttttatagtattttctgtACTTCAGTATAGGTTGAATTTTTACAAAGAGCATGGATCTTATAAAGTATTtccattttgagaaaaaagaCATGACTCACTTTTAATTTGGTTCATGTAAGAATAAATAACaaagtaatttgaatattttactgTAAGAGATATTAACACCAGAAGAAAATATCAGGACAAAACATTATGTAGAGACCAAAGTGACCTCTCAAGCAGATGTTTTGCAAacatacctcattttttttttgaaagacaacAGATtgtagcttaaaaataaaaatctatggaaaattttctgcatttttattccAAATGGTTTCCTCTTCTTTAGGCCAGAAGGTTAATAGCAAATG
The nucleotide sequence above comes from Rhinolophus ferrumequinum isolate MPI-CBG mRhiFer1 chromosome 6, mRhiFer1_v1.p, whole genome shotgun sequence. Encoded proteins:
- the ZBTB1 gene encoding zinc finger and BTB domain-containing protein 1 isoform X1 — translated: MAKPSHSSYVLQQLNNQREWGFLCDCCIAIDDIYFQAHKAVLAACSSYFRMFFMNHQHSTAQLNLSNMKISAECFDLILQFMYLGKIMTAPSSFEQFKVAMNYLQLYNVPDCLEDIQDADCSSSKCSSSASSKHNSKMIFGVRMYEDTVARNGSEANRWCAEPSSTVNTPHNREPDEESLQLGNFPEPLFDVCKKSSVSKLSTPKERVSRRFGRSFTCDSCGFGFSCEKLLDEHVLTCTNRHSYQNTRAYHRIVDVRDGKESNIKAEFGEKDSSKTFSAQTDKYRGDPSQAADDSTSTTGSRKSSTVESELAGEEKSRAAERKRIIIKMEPEDIPTDELKDFNIIKVTDKDCNESTDNDELEDEPEEPFYRYYVEEDVSIKKSGRKTLKPRMSINADERGGLENMRPPNNGSPVQEDTENASCELCGLTITEEDLSSHYLAKHIENICACGKCGQILVKGRQLQDHAQRCGEPQDLTMNGLGNTEEKMDMEENPDEQSEIRDMFVEMLDDFRDNHFQINSIQKKQLFKHSACPFRCPNCGQRFETENLVVEHMSSCLDQDMFKSAILEENERDHRRKHFCNLCGKGFYQRCHLREHYTVHTKEKQFVCQTCGKQFLRERQLRLHNDMHKGMARYVCSICDQGNFRKHDHVRHMISHLSAGETICQVCFQIFPNNEQLEQHMDVHLYTCGICGAKFNLRKDMRSHYNAKHLKRT
- the ZBTB1 gene encoding zinc finger and BTB domain-containing protein 1 isoform X2 → MAKPSHSSYVLQQLNNQREWGFLCDCCIAIDDIYFQAHKAVLAACSSYFRMFFMNHQHSTAQLNLSNMKISAECFDLILQFMYLGKIMTAPSSFEQFKVAMNYLQLYNVPDCLEDIQDADCSSSKCSSSASSKHNSKMIFGVRMYEDTVARNGSEANRWCAEPSSTVNTPHNREPDEESLQLGNFPEPLFDVCKKSSVSKLSTPKERVSRRFGRSFTCDSCGFGFSCEKLLDEHVLTCTNRHSYQNTRAYHRIVDVRDGKESNIKAEFGEKDSSKTFSAQTDKYRGDPSQAADDSTSTTGSRKSSTVESELAGEEKSRAAERKRIIIKMEPEDIPTDELKDFNIIKVTDKDCNESTDNDELEDEPEEPFYRYYVEEDVSIKKSGRKTLKPRMSINADERGGLENMRPPNNGSPVQEDTENASCELCGLTITEEDLSSHYLAKHIENICACGKCGQILVKGRQLQDHAQRCGEPQDLTMNGLGNTEEKMDMEENPDEQSEIRDMFVEMLDDFRDNHFQINSIQKKQLFKHSACPFRCPNCGQRFETENLVVEHMSSCLDQDMFKSAILEENERDHRRKHFCNLCGKGFYQRCHLREHYTVHTKEKQFVCQTCGKQFLRERQLRLHNDMHKGMASGEIGPSKPLEK